The following is a genomic window from Pseudomonas parafulva.
CTGGTGGTGTTCGGCATCGCCCAGTTGATCCAGCTGTGGCTCAGCGCCCTGACCGGTAACCGCCTGCCGACCCTGGCGCTGGTCTGGTCGGCGGTGATCAGTGCCTTGCTCTGGCCCTGGATCAGCTTCGCCCTGCGTGGCCTGCGCCGACGCCTGCACATCCACTGACGCGTCGCCACTGACAGGGAGATGTCCACATGACCCAACTGTACCTGGCCTCCGGCTCGCCGCGTCGGCGCGAGCTGCTGGCCCAGATCGGCGTGCCGTTCACGCGGGTCCACGCACCCATCGATGAAACGCCGTTGCCCGCCGAAGCGCCACAGGCCTATGTCGAGCGTCTGGCACGGGCCAAGGCCGCAGCCGGTTTCGCCACGCTGACGGCGCCCGGCGTGGTGCTCGGTGCCGACACCGCCGTGGTGCTCGACGGCGTGATCCTCGGCAAGCCGGACGATCGCGAGCATGCGCTGGCCATGCTCGGCGATCTGTCCGGACGTGAGCACCAGGTGCTCACGTCCGTGGCGCTCACCGATGGCCAACGCTCGCTGAGCCTGTGCGTGGCCACCCAAGTGCGTTTTCGCGCCATCTCCTTCGACGAAGCCTGGCGCTACTGGGCCAGCGGCGAGCCTGTGGACAAGGCCGGTGGTTATGCCATCCAAGGCCTTGGCGCGGTATTCGTCAGCGCCATCGCCGGCAGCTACTCGGCTGTGGTCGGCCTGCCCCTGAGCGAAACCGCCGAGCTGCTCGAGCAGTTCGCCATCCCTTGCTGGCAGCACGAGGAAATCGCTTAACGCTGGCCAGACGTGCGCCCGCCATCCATGATTACCGAAGACCTTTGACGAGAGCTGCCATGAGCGAAGAGATCCTGATCAACATCACCCCGATGGAATCACGCGTGGCAGTGGTGGAAAACGGCGTATTGCAGGAAGTGCATGTCGAGCGCACCCAGCGCCGCGGTATCGTCGGCAATATCTACAAGGGCAAGGTGGTGCGGGTGTTGCCGGGTATGCAGGCGGCTTTCGTCGACATCGGTCTGGAGCGCGCAGCCTTCATCCATGCTTCGGAAATCTCCCAACGCGAAGGCTCGGCGGTCGAGACCATCACCGCCTTGGTGCACGAGGGCCAGGCCCTGGTGGTGCAGGTGACCAAGGATCCGATCGGCACCAAGGGCGCGCGCCTGACCACCCAGTTGTCGATTCCCTCGCGTTACCTGGTGTACATGCCGCGCAGCAGCCATGTCGGCATCTCGCTGAAGATCGAAGACGAAGCCGAGCGTGACCGCCTCAAACAGGTGGTCAGCGACTCCATGACCCAGGAAAACCTCAAGGACGCCGGCGGTTTCATCCTGCGCACCG
Proteins encoded in this region:
- a CDS encoding Maf family protein, which encodes MTQLYLASGSPRRRELLAQIGVPFTRVHAPIDETPLPAEAPQAYVERLARAKAAAGFATLTAPGVVLGADTAVVLDGVILGKPDDREHALAMLGDLSGREHQVLTSVALTDGQRSLSLCVATQVRFRAISFDEAWRYWASGEPVDKAGGYAIQGLGAVFVSAIAGSYSAVVGLPLSETAELLEQFAIPCWQHEEIA